The nucleotide sequence TGAAAGGATCAATGGCTTGCAGCACAAGGACAGTGTGTCATCTTCCTTGTCAGAAACCTGGGATGAACTTTGTTTTGATACACAAGGAGCATTGTCGTCAAGTGAGAGTAATGCCTGGAATAGGACCAGGGAATCTGAAAGCCTGCAGAATATTGGAGAGGAAGTTGGAGGTAAAGAGTCAGTCAGCATAATGACAGAAAGCGAAAGCAAGGAGGAGATCTTAAAGTCAGAGTATGCCCAGCAGAGGGCAAAGACCCTTGAACCTCAGCTTAGTCTGGTCACTGAGCAAACTGAATCGTACGAAAACTGGAACCCAGATTCTGTGCTGAAGGATCAGTGGAACCCTGTTACTTTTGCTGATCTGCAGTTGACCCCACCAGAGGAGGAAGTAACTGGAAAATGCAAAGCTGGTATCATTGGAACTAAAGAAAAAATACTTACTTTGTCACAAAAGAAAGAAGTCCTAAACACTTTAACGCCAGACACATCTaaggaagaagatgaaggggtccaaggaaaaaaagacagacagatggagctCCTAGACTTCTGGACATACTCTGCTCAAAAGGGGTTTCTCAAATCTGATAGTGGTACCACCACGTCTTACCCTGAATCACTAGATATGTGGAATATGACAATCCGGGATGACAGTCTGTCACCTCTCACAACCCCTGACAACTTGTCTGAAAACTCAGGGTCTTTCTCTGGGGTGAACCTGAATGTTGTGGGTGGCACATCTGTGCAAAGTCCACAAGGATTCTCTGATGGTGGAATGCAGATGTGGAACACCACCATACAGGAAGACAGCTCCTCCACCATCACAAGCCCCGAAGGACCTGAAAATGGAAAGGACCTCAGTCACACAGGATCACTGGATACCAATGATTCTCCAGAGACACGTGCAAGCAAAGAGTCAGAAGATGTAAAAACTATAGAGGAGGAGGGTGGTATGAGTAAAGTAACTAGTCACACGCCGGAAGAAGTGGGGTGGAGAGGTAATGAACACAATGTCAAAATAGTCATAGAGGCTGCAGAAGGTAGAACACAGGGTGAAGAAACAGGGGATGAGGACATACAGACTGTTCAGAGCCAACAGAACTTGGCATCTGAACATTCAGATGAGTTTTCCCCATCCCAAAGCACTAACATGTGGGACTTACCTGTCCCTGGCATGGTCACCTCCACCTCAGAATATGACAATGTAGGAGCTGGTGTGTGGAGCCTGACATCCTCCCCTGAGACCTATGCTAGCCCCATAGTAGACATGATACAGCTAGAGGGGCAATCTAGCCCTTTTATAGCTGTGACCAAACCTTTTCAGATAGATGAGAGGTACGATCAATACCAGGCGGCAGATCCCACAGCAGTCATTTCAGATAAAGAACAGTCTGCCACCCAAGTGTTCCTATTTGAGGGAACGAGTGAGTTGGGTCACATTACCAGGAGTGGGGGAAGTTCAATTGAGAGTAAGTACGACAACAAAAGCAGAGCGGGATCAGAGGAGGCTGACTCAATAGAGCAACCCAGTGATTATTCCCCATTTCTAATGGTGGACAGTTCCTCTGTCATTCAGAAAATTTCTTCCATTTATCATGTAAGTCCAGAAGAAACTGCTGAGACTCAAATCCAGACTGACCAATCACTATCCCCAAGTCATGTGAACTGGGAGAGCTCAGAATCAGCTTCATTACCACACAATCTGCCAATCAAAATGGACCGCAAAGAAGATGGGACTGTCACTGAAAGCCAAGGGGAACCTGACAAAGAGAGCAATGGAAATGTGGAGGTCAAAATAATAGAAACTATATCGCTGAGCTCCAGCTCtgggggagaaagagacacactgaAATATAGCCCTGACAGCCTTCACCCAGGTAGTCGAGACGAACTCAGTCGAGACGAACTCAAGTCCAATTCTGATGGAGATTCATCTTCAGGCCTAGAAATGGAATACATTGTTGTGTCTGGCACAGtaaaagaggcagagacagagtggcGTGATAGGCCTAAACGGGGTGATAGGCAATCAAAAGGAACAAGAAAGTCCATGGAGACATTTAGCACGCTTTTCTATGCTGCCACAGTACTGCAAACCCAGGCCCAAGCTGCACGTAGAGAGCACCGGGAGAACGCAGAACAAAGTAGGGAAAACCAAAGAGATACAGAGCAAAATCAGGCAAATCTGGATAATGCCACTGAGCATCACATGGTGCAAGAAATGAGCCCCAGCCAATCAAAAAATACCTCAGAAGCTTTTCATCAGACAGATTCAAGATCAACAGATTACAGTCAAACACAGGTAGAAGAAGGAAATTATGACGATAAATCAACCATTGTGGCCAGAAGTGTGTCTCCATCATTAAGATATCCATCAGATCACTTCTTAAAAACCAGAGAGGAAGTTTATGTCCATTCACAGATCTCAATGGAAGATTCAGATGAGGGCGGGCAGTCACCCTCTGCACCTCCACTACCTCCTGCTTCTCTAGGCGAATTTCAAGTCTGGGGCAGTCAGTTAGTGAGACAGGACACACCTCAAACCACATCTGATACACAATCCCCTGTACTTACCAACAGTTCAGTCTCCCACACCAGCTCTTTGACTGGCACCCCGTTAAGTGAATCAGGCATTTCTACTGACAGAGGACTTGGATTACCATTTTCTGGAGATTTAATGGAAGAGGAGAATGatgaggaagagcaggaggaggaaactgaTACAGAGCATATTACCCTGGATGGAAAATGGACTTCAGAAGTACAGcgtgagagggaggaaagacaACAGTTAAGATCTTCTGATCTGCTAAGTTTCACTGAGGAGCTGAGTGGAGGTTCATCAATTCAACAAACAGATTTACAATCACACAACAGGTTTCCACAGGATACAGTGGATTACTATGATGGACAACCTTTAAGGACTGTTGATCATGATAACTGGTCAACTGACCAACAGCCTGGGAGCCATGTAACTTCTCAAGATAGCTATTCACTTGTTTTAAGGTAAGCGACACACGTTGAATCTTATTCTTTATCTTAAGCTCCGTggtattttatttctgtcacatttaCAAGTCAGAACAAATACATAGAAACTAATAACACATAAATTAATTAtcttttcataaaaatgaaacaatatgaaGGTTATTAGATCATGTGCTTATCTTAAAAGGTCTGCATACAGTTAATTTTGGTTTGAGATTGAGATCACTGAGATTTCTTCCTTTTCACAGAAAGAGTTAGTGAAATGAACATACCTGTGCACTCTTGtgcctgtctcacacacacacctacatgcaCACATGAAAGACCCCTCTGCTCACTCTCCCTTAGTTCTCTGCCGGGTTTTTGAGTCTCTACAGCTTTCTCAATAAAGTTTGTACGTCAGAGGATTATTAGCATCGCTGAACAGACTGTTGAAATCAAGCTAGAAGGCTCTCTTGAGGAAAttaggtttttgtgtgtgtgtgtttttgtgtgttggaTGGGTGACTGACAGAGAGGGTGTAAGAATTAATATTAGTAGCGTGAGAAGAGTAGATTATGtgtctgtattgtgtgtgtgtgtgtgtgtgtgtgtgtgtgtgtgtgtgtttgtgagtaagaaacaaactgtgcatgtgtatatggGTGTATTTCATATGTTCAGCAGCAAGCTTtcatctgcagctctgtgtgtgtgtttataaatcTGTTTACGCCTCATTAAATATGCATTACCTGCCTCATTACAGCTGGAGCCCCACCACAGCTAATGGAAACAGCTCCCCTAGCTCTCTTAAAaggtgtgggtgtgagtgtgtgcaggcaagcctgtgtgtgagtgtctgcaTAGGTAATAGCCAGTGCATCAGAGAATAAAAGTTTGTCCATGTAGCTTCAACTTTACATTAGCAAAGAGTATGTAATGTAGTTATGTCTGTGTCATTAGCTTTTGTGTAATTGTTTTTGAGTATACTGTAAGTGAAGCAAGCTGTCCACTACTCTTTCTTATTGCAGAGTTATACTATTGAGTTAGAAAGCAGTAGCTTATTTCAATCTGTTTTCTCTGGATTCAAGCATTATTAGAaatgccctgtggagttttcttgttaACAAATGATCtatctgtttacagtttgtattattcaccaaaacactttgttttgatgctaaaaacataacaaacatgttgaatacATTTCCTTTCTcagaaatcattttcatttttacttttgaaacctgcgttgtttacatccatgtttgctGTCCTTTGCTGTGGCATTGCTGTGTTTCTTAGATAGGTAGAATAATGGCAGAAATGTATATCACCTGCATGTTCATTTGCATTCATGTGTTTCCTTGTGCACActcaccaaaaaaaacaaaacaggtgcAGATAGATAAGACTTACTGTACTCCATTTGTATTTATAATGCTTtattaatttctctctctctctctctctctctgcactgatCACCTGCTCTCCTGGAAGAAGACACCAGGATGTGACATCACAGCTGTCAACCCAGCCAACCAGTGAGAATGCTGTGTATCAGTGGACAGGAAGTCAGAATGTAGCTCAGGGTCACACCCAGTATGGCTACAACTACCACCACATTGACCAAAGAACTGAAAACCAGAGCACGCACTCAGCCTGCGTGGATACCAAATCCAACAGCCAGCAAAACACCACAGATGTCTATGCTGAGTTTACAACTGACGCCACAGCTGTACAGTACCGGTCTGAGCAGGCTGAGAGCTATTATGAAGCTGGAGTTAATGCTGAGTACAGCTTGGAGGATCCGGGTTCCAAGTGTCAGTACGTAACTGAAAGGCAGTATGGAGATGAATCCAACTCCATGTGTGCTTCTGACCTTCAGTATTCTCAGTATCAAGCCGATGGCCAGTGTCAGTATGAGACAGACCATGCTCATTACCAGTTTGACGGACAGCCACTCTACCAATCAGATAGCCACCCTGAGAGGGAAGATCATGCACGGTATGTGCCAGAGGGATATGTTCACTTTCTCCTGTCAAGGTGAGTGTTCACTCATACAAACTCAGTTTTGCTTTTAAGTAGGTTCAACAGGTTCAACACTGTGTAGCACTAAGTTTTACCACTAGTATCAGCTAAAGGCCCCTTTGCAAGCTAGCCTTGGCAAGATGATTTTGTTATGTGAAGATTTTATTTCAATGACCTTTCTAAAAACCTGAAACATGATCATAAGGGGTTTCTGTCCATTACAAAagtgtgaaagacagagagataagCAGTGGAACAGCATAGGTTTTCCAAAGGCTAAGAGCTGCACTACTGTCTTTTACCACAAAGAGGCAGCACAGATTAAAACTGTCATCAATCCTTcaacaatttttttctttgtatcaaAACAGCCAGGGATTGACATAAGACTAAATGAAGAAATAGAAAGTTTCTTAATTCATCACTGCAACATATTATAGGATAATATAATGTTAATACTCACATGCCCATATGTACatttaataatgttttcttGCCATAATCATTCAATCAATCTCCTGTCCATATTATCCATTAAAAAATCCTACGTAGCTTCCAGTGGAACAGATATGGGACAAAGTCCACGATCCTCATTCTTTGCAAAAATATTCCATTCCAGTTTGTAGGcatggagtttgaaagacatgGGCATTTGTTGGTCCCAGAAGTTCTAACAAGAGCCTGTACTATGGTCTCAAAGTCAGAATATcagaataatattttattttcacattatgtCTCACCCAAGatattattttttcacaatCAAAGGGCCAAATCAAAAGTTATGTTCTGGAAtcagtattcagtgtgtgtacactgaGCAAATTTGTGTGTTGCAGTCCAATTGTTCCTCGTTAGCAGTTGCATCATGGTACTTGTTTTTCCCCACTTTGTAATTCTGATGACCTACCCCCTCTTTGGGATGCACAGCCCTCCCCTgtcttttactgtgtgtgtgcgtgtatgtgtgtgtttgcgcacATACACACTAGACCTTTCCATAATAAAGTGGTCATGTGACTTGATTGTGGAAAAAGTGGTTCAGTCACTCATGCCGGGAGAAGCCGGACTGAGGGAAAGGTACGTGCCCTGAgatagagatttttttttgtgtgtatgtatgattCTTTATGTCTATAAACATGTGTACTGGTTTCTCTGTACAGCCTCTCTCTATTGTTAGCAGGCCTTATGCTAATCAGAGTCTGTTAGAGGGGCTTTGGTTGGGGGGAGGTAGCAACACTGCTCAGTATTGTTTCCTCAGCCCACACGTGCAGCCTGGGAATGAAGCAGTGAGTCTGCTTTGTCACTTCTGTAATCTTTCAAGTCCAGAGTCAAATGACCAGATTTTAAACTCTTCCTCATTCAATGTCATGGGAAAAGTTAGATTCTCGTTCTCCGTAGATGATTGGCTTGTTTGGCCCAGTACTATGCATAGCTGTGCCTTTGGTGGCAGTAGTGATAGCAATGATAATTTATGTTTTGGCTCATTATTGTCTTTCTGTGCCTCTGAGCAGACACTCCCAACAGAGGGACAGTGCAGCagggatgatgatgaagatggcCTCGAGTGAGGAAGCTGCTGAAGAGATGGATAACAGAGAAGGTAAACAAACAGCAAGATAAAATAAGCTTACATTGTTCCAGTTATTTAAATCTTTGGGTATTTAGTGCTGGTGATTTATGTTGCACCTTATAGGTAAAAGGCTAGAGTTATAGACTTATCAATAATGTTTTAAGATGAATACCAATATGTaatgttttgtggacttttAGGAAACTGTTTTGAAGGTATTCAAGACATATTTTAGCAGTCTAAAGGAAATAATTAGCATGTCATTCCATGAAACTCTCTAATGCCTCAAGTTCTGTCTTATAAAGTTTCTGTCGCTATAAATTCATGTGTGGTGCTCACATGTTAATAGAACTGTCAACTTTTGAATTAACGATTTTCTGTCATCATTATTCTTTCCAGACTTTTCTGGATTAGTCACGGGGCTCCctaacatttttaaagacatGAAATCTGCAGCAAAACATCTCAAAATATAGTAACATGAGGGGAAATTATAGTGGATCTGCAACCTTTCCCCACCAGAACTAAAtaactaagaaaaaaaatctctctctgtctctctctgaccagACCCACCGTCCTCGGCGGATATATCAGGCAGCTCTAATCAAAGGAGAAAGTTGACAGCTCCACCAATGAACGTATCACTGGACCGCAGTGAGGggtctcttctctctgaagATGCTCTGGACACAGAGGACGAGGCCTTGGATACTGGGGATGACCTGGATGTCAACATTGATGAGCTGGACACACCTGATGAGGCTGACTCACTTGAGTTCAACAGGCACGGTGAGACAAACACCTGAAGATACAATATAGATGTATCACACAGGAGATGACAAATAAACACGCTCACGTGatagtatatactgtattgtaCAAATATGCtttataaacaaaaaagaacagatACTGTTCTTCTATAGTATGTAGATGTGGCAGCATCTGTCCTTCAAATTTGATTTTGCTCAGGATTTGTCAGTAGCCCTATATTTTATCCATAAAATAGAAATGACATCAAAATGTTAGTATTCACTTTGTTTGTTGCCAATTTGTCTCGAAAAATGTTCCTGTCACTGACATCACAAACAGAGGACTCGGAAGAGTCTGATCTGGGTGCAGGAGCAACTTCAAGCGATGCCGTGGCAGGACACAGATCAGCTGGAGAGAGCAGGGATAGCAGACTGTGGAGGAGCGTGGTGATTGGAGAGCAGGAGCATCGCATTGATATGAAGTCCATTGAGCCATACAAAAGAGTCATTTCTCATGGAGGTATGCGaacacaaacactaaacaaaTGCTAAAATTCTATGTCCACCAATTCCCCCTGCACTGTTTGTGTCATAGCTTTTGATCATTTAATCTATGCCGATGCCCTCCCTCTTGATTGAAAAATGCTAAATTGTTTTTTGCTTATGAATGTTACTCACTGAACCATGGCTGCCAGGCTCCACATTTTCCCATATAAATTGTGATTCTGCTTGGAAAATTGAATTAGCACAGGAATCTGAATGCCATCAATTGTACATACTGTATCAACAATAGCAGTAACTACACAGTGAAAGGGGCAAAAGTGGTTTACAGAGGTGTGATCAGGACTGTTCTCATCTCAATATGCATTTGAATAACTGAACTTACAGGGAGTCAATTCCAGCTAAATGTTAGAAACTACTACAATAAAAGGTCCAGTGTTTTATTCcactttatgttttatgttctcAGGTTATTACGCTGAGCAGAATgccatcattgtgtttgcaGCATGTTTCCTACCGGACAGCGACTGTGACAATTATAATTATGTGATGGAAAACCTTTTTCTGTGAGTAAAGTTTCACTACATGGCCCATTAACATGCAGAAAAAGTATCTGGGCACCCAAACATCACACCCATATGTAATTGTTGACCATCTCATTCCAAAACCATGGGCATTGATTTGCTACATTAATAGATTTCACTCTTCTAGGAAAGCTTTCCACAAGAGTTGGAACCTTACTACAGTAATCTCTGCTTTCATTTGGCCAGAGCACTAAATGAGGTCTGCCACTGATGTTGACAGCAAGGCCTTGATCACAGTCACCGTTGCTGCTTATGTTGCATTACCGGTTGTTATGAAGCGCCTTGgcgctgaaaaagggaggactcaaagatgcggattcaccagggcgtttattgtccacagaaaacaaggagccaaaagggctggggaagaacacaaagaggccgccaaaagagcggtgggtctggcagggtctgggtccgtgaccccccccccccccttaacGACTGCCTCTCGGCAGTCGCTAATGTCAGCTGGGCAACACGCGTGGTGCGGGCTTGTCCGGATCCAGGATATCAGCGGTGGGAACCCAGCTGCGCTCCTCCGGCCCAtacccctcccagtccaccaggtacTGGAAGCCCCGTCCCCTCCGCCGGACATCAAGGAGGCGGTTGATAGTATATGCCGGCGCTCCGTCGATGATCTGCGGAGGGGGCGGAGCGGGGGCCGGAGGTTGCAGTGGGTCGCCGAGGTGGGGCTTGAGCTGGGACACATGGAAGACGGGGTGGACCTTCATGGAGGGGGGAAGGTCCAGCTTGAGGGCCACCGGATTGACCACCTCCAGGATGCGGAAAGGGCCGATGTACCGGGGAGTTAGTTTCCTGGAGGTGGCCTGCAGGGGAAGGTTCCTGGTGGACAACCACACTGACTGTCCAACCTGGTACTGGCGAGCCAGGGTCCGGTGGCGATCAGCAGTCCGACAGTTCTGTTCGGTGGTCCGGAGGAGCGCCTGGCGAGTCCGACGCCAGGTGCGGCGACAGCGGCGGAGGTGATGGTGAACGGACGGGACcgctatctcctcctcctgggccGGGAACAGTGGGGGCAGGTAACCTAGTGAGGCTTCGAAGGGGGAGAGGCCGGTGGCAGCAGAGGTGTGGGTGTTGTGGGCATATTCAACCCGGGGAAGCTGCTCCGACCAGGAGGAGGGATCCGCTGCACAGACACTCCTGAGCGTGGACTCGAGGTGTTGGTTAGCCCGCTCGGTCTGCCCGTTGGTCTGGGGATGGTAGCCCGAGGAAAGGCTCACTGTGGCTCCCAGTGCCCGGCGGAAGGCCCTCCAGACCCGGGAGGTGAACTGGGGTCCGCGGTCGGAGACAATGTCCAAGGGGATACCATGGAGACGAAACACGTGGGTGACGAGGAGTTGGGCTGTCTCGGAGGCTGAGGGGAGCTTGGGGAGAGGCACAAAATGAACAGATGCGATCGATAATGGTGAGGATGATGGTGTTACCATGGGAGCGGGTCAAACCAGAAATAAAGTCCAAGGCTATGTGAGACCAGGGTCTGGAGGGCACGGGCAGGGGGCGCAGGAGTCCAGCAGGTGGGCGGTGTGAGGCCTTTCCCCGGACACAGACCGAGCAAGCTGCCACGAAACGCTGAGCATCCTCTTCAATAGTGGGCCACCAGAAGAACCGCCGGAGGAGATGCAGGGTCCGGGAGAGTCCGGGGTGGCAGGACCAGCGGGAGGAGTGAGCCCACTGGAGGACGGCGGAACGGGCTCCCTGGGGAACAAAAGCACGGTTAGGGGGACCGTTACCTGGGTCAGGGTCCGTGCGGAGTCCCTCCTGGATTTGGCTCTGGAGTTCCCAGGTAACGGCCCCGAGCACCCGGAAGGGCGACACGATGGTGGCTGGAGAGGGCGTATCTTCGTCGGGAGAGTGCTGGCGGGACAGCGCATCAGGCTTAGCGTTGCGGGTTCCTGGTCTGAAAGTCAATGTGAAGTTAAAACGGgtgaaaaacagctgccagcGTCCCTGGCGGGAGTTGAGCCGCTTGGCGGACTGGATGTAGGAGAGATTTTTGTGGTCTGTCCACACTACGAATGGCTGTTCCGCCCCCTCCAGCCAGTGTCGCCACTCCTCCAGTGCCAGCTTCACCGCCAGGAGCTCTCTGTTCCCCACATCATAGTTCCGCTCCACCGGGGACAGTCGGCGCAGGGATGGAGTTTGCCGTCCTCCTCGGCTCGCTGGGACAGGACGGCCCCCACCCCGGAGTCTGTGGCGTCTACCTCTACTATAAACTGTCTAGAGGGATCAGGTTGGGTCAGGATAGGGGCggtggaaaataaagtttttagtTTAACGAACGCCGCCTCGGCCGGGGGAGTCCACTGAAAGGGCTTAGCAGGAGAGGTGAGCTGGGTGAGCGGGGAGGCGAGCTGGCTATAGTTCCGGATAAACCTCCGGTAAAAGTTAGCGAAGCCCAGGAACTGTTGGAGCTTGCGCCGGGTGGAGGGGCGGGGCCACGCCACCACCGCCTTAACCTTCTCGGGGTCGACCAGGATTTGTCCTGGCCCCACACAGAACCCCAGGAAGCTGACGGTGGTGGAGTGGAAGAGGCACTTCTCAGCTTTTACAAACAGCTGATTCTCCAGGAGTCGCTGGAGGACAGAGCGGACATGGACCTGGTGGGCTTCAAGGGTGGGGGAAAGGTACACGAAGACGAAGTGATTGAGGAAGTCCCGGAGGACGTCATTAATCAGGTGCTGGAACACCGCGGGCGCGTTGGTTAAGCCGAAGGGCATCACGGGGTACTCGAAGTGGCCGAGGGGGGTATTAAACCCCGTTTTCCACTCGTCCCCCTCCCGAATTCGGACCAGATGGTATGCGTTGCGTAGGTCTAGTTTAGTAAAATATCGAGCTCGAAGGCCGAATTCAGGAGGGGGAGCGGATACTTATTACACACGGTGATGCGGTTCAAACCCCGATAGTCTATGCATGGCCGAAGAGAGCCGTCCTTCTTCCCCACGAAGAAGAACCCGGTCCccagaggggaagaagagggcCGGATGAGACCCGCGGCGAGAGACTCTCGGATATACTGCTCCATTGACTCCCTCTCGGGCCGCGACAAGCTGTACAGCTTGCTGGAGGGGAATGACGCGCCCGGGAGGAGGTCAATGGAGCAATCGTACGGCCGGTGAGGGGGAGTGACGTGGCGCGATGCTTGCAGAAGACGGGTGCGAGGTCGTGATACTCGGGGGGACACAGAGCTGAGGTCGGGGGAATCCGGAACCGGAGCGGCCACGCCAGGTGCCGGTGGCAGCGCCGACTGTAAACAGACAGCGTGGCACATGCGCCCACTCCAGCCCAGCACCCGACCCGACCCGACCCGACCCGACCCCCCCGCGGTGATTGCCAGAAACTATAACTTCTAGAGGGGGAGTGCAATGGGTGACGTGGGCGAGGCGGTGACCATCAAGTGCGGTGACGACTAGGGGAACTTCCAGGGGTTCGGGGGGTATGCGATTCTTAGCGCACCAGGCCGCCTCCACAAAATTCCCATCAGCTCCGGAGTCtagaagagcagagacagataagGAAGACTGGGCAAAATTAATAGTGAGGGGCAGGACCAACCGGGATTTATTCTTGCTAAGAGTATTGCTCACCACTAACCGGACCCGGCAGGCAGACATGAAATGACCAGAGGCACCACAGTAAATACACAGACCTTCCCTGACCCgtgactctctctcctccagggtGAGGCGTGCCCTGCTCAGCTGCATGGGCTCACAGGGGTCGGGGGATGATCCACGCTCCCCGCCAGGGGCCGTGGAAGACCGCAGACGCCGAGGAGGGGGGGCCGGTGGAGCCGGCCGGCTGCTGGAGGTGGCGTGCTTCTCCCTCCGCCTCTCCCGAAGGCGGTTGTCCAGGCGCACCGCGAGGGATACGACAGCGTCCAGCGTCAGCGGTTCGTCCCGGGCGGCGAGCTCATCCTTGAGCCGCGAGTCCCCGGATAAAGATGCCCCGAAGGGCGGGTTCGTCCCACCTGGTCTCCGCAGCCAGGATCCGGAACTCCACCGCGTAGTCTGCCACCGACCGGGTCCCCTGAGAGAGGGCGAGGAGGCGCTGGGCAACATTGCCAGCGTGATCGGGCAAG is from Lates calcarifer isolate ASB-BC8 linkage group LG13, TLL_Latcal_v3, whole genome shotgun sequence and encodes:
- the LOC108878091 gene encoding protein prune homolog 2 isoform X2; translated protein: MCPSLKTDLRVCATDVPVTDFKGEWKALHHWSAASTCVRKEADASEDPIHAVLGGPEPDVDTVAATLCLALHLSQKETSGRVCLPVLCGRRCNTVLPRETVRYLRRVKISEGSLLWREDVDLVKLHHTRNLSLTLLRGGLLDSSEHHTLESSILRVVHHDGQQDTGDDGASSVVMTVAREILQEAAEHIRATLGETLGEALRLQSETLWIKHGHRSAQVEELMRSLEQWSDVTAGQPDEAKLQYLEQLLTIELKEFSDGEMTIALSSATTDKENWHDYVDELKLFSHRHGLDGLVVLLSINDTVHHPRQQVAVYSNNTDILNQICCELEESSSWSLSGELEARENLQVYHIPINTSTSSGTPPLLVEEIQGLLKDFVDRRSSVLACHPSSRTSSTEGVAGSVEFSQGSSGINDMDGSDIERAEGGSGDVVAIARVMADGEEDTGGVGVIAGGELVSPDSGMTTIRSSRSSKESSVFLSDDSPVGEVITGGGSAAGPGGLFLRNPSPLGLLSLSPPVPPERRKHRSSRNRSDNFDLFSFDPLHSSDHSLPAGGELASSEVKGDEEERRAGSSNLSDLEELSLLDFSAPNSLDGLESRNSSIDHHGQIHGNDTVVPPTPVNSLVGSRPPSSCGVRFFPEDVAERINGLQHKDSVSSSLSETWDELCFDTQGALSSSESNAWNRTRESESLQNIGEEVGGKESVSIMTESESKEEILKSEYAQQRAKTLEPQLSLVTEQTESYENWNPDSVLKDQWNPVTFADLQLTPPEEEVTGKCKAGIIGTKEKILTLSQKKEVLNTLTPDTSKEEDEGVQGKKDRQMELLDFWTYSAQKGFLKSDSGTTTSYPESLDMWNMTIRDDSLSPLTTPDNLSENSGSFSGVNLNVVGGTSVQSPQGFSDGGMQMWNTTIQEDSSSTITSPEGPENGKDLSHTGSLDTNDSPETRASKESEDVKTIEEEGGMSKVTSHTPEEVGWRGNEHNVKIVIEAAEGRTQGEETGDEDIQTVQSQQNLASEHSDEFSPSQSTNMWDLPVPGMVTSTSEYDNVGAGVWSLTSSPETYASPIVDMIQLEGQSSPFIAVTKPFQIDERYDQYQAADPTAVISDKEQSATQVFLFEGTSELGHITRSGGSSIESKYDNKSRAGSEEADSIEQPSDYSPFLMVDSSSVIQKISSIYHVSPEETAETQIQTDQSLSPSHVNWESSESASLPHNLPIKMDRKEDGTVTESQGEPDKESNGNVEVKIIETISLSSSSGGERDTLKYSPDSLHPGSRDELSRDELKSNSDGDSSSGLEMEYIVVSGTVKEAETEWRDRPKRGDRQSKGTRKSMETFSTLFYAATVLQTQAQAARREHRENAEQSRENQRDTEQNQANLDNATEHHMVQEMSPSQSKNTSEAFHQTDSRSTDYSQTQVEEGNYDDKSTIVARSVSPSLRYPSDHFLKTREEVYVHSQISMEDSDEGGQSPSAPPLPPASLGEFQVWGSQLVRQDTPQTTSDTQSPVLTNSSVSHTSSLTGTPLSESGISTDRGLGLPFSGDLMEEENDEEEQEEETDTEHITLDGKWTSEVQREREERQQLRSSDLLSFTEELSGGSSIQQTDLQSHNRFPQDTVDYYDGQPLRTVDHDNWSTDQQPGSHVTSQDSYSLVLRHQDVTSQLSTQPTSENAVYQWTGSQNVAQGHTQYGYNYHHIDQRTENQSTHSACVDTKSNSQQNTTDVYAEFTTDATAVQYRSEQAESYYEAGVNAEYSLEDPGSKCQYVTERQYGDESNSMCASDLQYSQYQADGQCQYETDHAHYQFDGQPLYQSDSHPEREDHARYVPEGYVHFLLSRHSQQRDSAAGMMMKMASSEEAAEEMDNREDPPSSADISGSSNQRRKLTAPPMNVSLDRSEGSLLSEDALDTEDEALDTGDDLDVNIDELDTPDEADSLEFNRHEDSEESDLGAGATSSDAVAGHRSAGESRDSRLWRSVVIGEQEHRIDMKSIEPYKRVISHGGYYAEQNAIIVFAACFLPDSDCDNYNYVMENLFLYVISTLELMVAEDYMIVYLNGATPRRRMPGFSWMKKCYQMIDRRLKKNLKMFIIVHPSWFIRTLLGITRPFISSKFSSKIKYVNSLKELGEIIPMEYVHIPPSIVKYDEERGIQRLACMRLDTDLQDTAAKADKKGNSAV